Proteins found in one Vallitalea guaymasensis genomic segment:
- a CDS encoding aspartate kinase: protein MLIVKKFGGSSVANKERVYNVAERILEDYKEGHDVVVVLSAQGDTTDELIAKAKEINPNPSRREMDMILTTGEQQSVALMSMALQNLGYPAISLNAYQVKMHTTSVYSNARLKRIDAERINSELERKNIVLVTGFQGINKYDDITTLGRGGSDTTAVAIAAELNADKCEIYTDVDGVYTADPRVVKDAVKLNEITYDEMLELASLGAKVLHNRSVELAKKYGVELVVRSSLTKAEGTIVREECKMEKMLVSGVAADKNVARVAAIGIKDEPGKAFSLFSLLAKHNINVDIILQSIGRNNTKDISFTVPRDALEDTKKILQDNLSRISAERIEYDDSVSKVSIVGAGMASNPGVAAVMFESLYDADINIKMISTSEIKISVLINEKDTDSAVNAIHEGFKDRF, encoded by the coding sequence TTGTTAATAGTAAAGAAATTTGGCGGTAGTTCTGTAGCAAATAAAGAAAGAGTCTATAATGTTGCAGAAAGAATATTAGAAGATTATAAAGAAGGTCATGATGTCGTTGTAGTTTTATCAGCACAAGGAGATACTACAGACGAATTGATAGCAAAAGCAAAAGAAATTAATCCAAATCCTTCAAGAAGAGAAATGGATATGATTCTTACAACAGGTGAACAACAATCTGTAGCACTAATGTCTATGGCATTACAGAATTTAGGATACCCAGCAATATCATTAAATGCTTATCAAGTAAAGATGCATACAACATCAGTTTATAGTAATGCAAGACTCAAAAGAATAGATGCTGAAAGAATAAACTCAGAACTTGAAAGAAAAAATATTGTACTTGTGACAGGATTCCAAGGTATCAACAAATATGATGACATAACTACATTAGGTAGAGGTGGATCAGACACAACAGCAGTGGCAATAGCAGCTGAACTTAATGCTGATAAATGTGAAATATATACAGATGTAGATGGAGTTTATACTGCTGATCCTAGAGTTGTCAAAGACGCAGTTAAATTAAATGAGATTACCTATGATGAGATGTTAGAATTAGCTTCACTTGGTGCAAAAGTTCTTCATAACCGTTCAGTAGAACTTGCCAAGAAATATGGAGTAGAATTAGTTGTACGCTCAAGTTTGACAAAAGCTGAAGGAACCATTGTTAGGGAGGAATGTAAAATGGAAAAAATGTTAGTTAGCGGCGTTGCTGCGGATAAGAATGTTGCTAGAGTTGCTGCAATTGGAATTAAAGATGAACCAGGAAAAGCGTTCTCACTATTTTCTCTACTTGCAAAACATAATATCAACGTTGATATTATCTTACAATCAATCGGAAGAAACAATACAAAAGATATATCATTCACAGTACCTAGAGATGCATTAGAAGACACTAAAAAAATTCTCCAAGATAATCTTTCAAGAATATCTGCTGAAAGAATAGAATATGATGATTCAGTATCAAAAGTATCTATTGTAGGTGCAGGTATGGCTTCTAACCCTGGAGTAGCAGCAGTAATGTTTGAAAGCCTGTATGATGCTGATATTAATATAAAGATGATATCGACTTCTGAGATTAAGATTTCAGTACTTATCAATGAAAAAGATACTGATAGTGCTGTAAATGCAATACATGAAGGTTTCAAAGACAGATTCTAA
- a CDS encoding Tex family protein: protein MDILKVLEKELDIKAWQVEATVKLIDEGNTIPFIARYRKEMTGSLSDEILREFNDRLTYLRNLEAKKEQVITSIEEQGKLTAELKKSILSAKTLVEVDDLYRPYRPKRRTRATIAKEKGLEPLAIKIWMQNLKSPVEVIAKEYINEEKDVKTTEDAINGAKDILAEMISDEADFRKEIRRRTFTKGKLVVKAKDKTAESVYEMYYEYDEEIKKIAPHRILAINRGEKEKILVVKIEAPIQEIESYLKNKVIRDSNIYTTPVLEDVISDSYKRLISPAIEREIRSDLTENAEEGAIKVFGKNLDQLLMQPPIVGKVVLALDPAFRTGCKIAVIDGIGKVLDTTVVYPTPPQNKIKEAKIKLKALIEKHDVDIIAIGNGTASRESELFVAEMLKEIDKNIHYIIVNEAGASVYSASKLGTEEFPQFDVALRSAVSIGRRLQDPLAELVKIDPKSIGVGQYQHDMNQKRLGETLTGVVEDSVNKVGVDLNTASPSLLQYISGISKTIAKNIVSYRETEGRFTNRKQLLKVAKLGPKAYEQCAGFLRIVGGDNPLDNTGVHPESYTASKQLINEIGNTIEDLNSNKINGINSKINNVEGMADKLGVGVPTLRDIIKELEKPGRDPREEMPKPILRTDVLEMEDLQEGMVLKGTVRNVIDFGAFVDIGVHQDGLVHISEMADKYIKHPLEVVAVGDIINVRVMNVDLKKKRIALSMKL, encoded by the coding sequence ATGGATATATTAAAAGTACTAGAAAAGGAATTGGATATCAAGGCTTGGCAAGTTGAAGCGACAGTCAAGTTGATTGATGAAGGCAATACTATTCCTTTTATTGCAAGATACCGTAAGGAAATGACAGGATCTCTGAGTGATGAGATATTACGTGAATTTAACGACCGTCTCACGTACCTAAGGAATTTGGAAGCTAAGAAAGAACAAGTTATCACTAGTATTGAAGAGCAGGGAAAATTAACTGCTGAACTTAAAAAGTCTATACTATCAGCCAAGACATTAGTAGAAGTTGATGACCTCTATAGACCATATAGACCAAAAAGAAGGACAAGAGCCACTATAGCTAAAGAAAAAGGATTAGAACCATTAGCTATTAAGATATGGATGCAGAATCTAAAATCACCTGTAGAAGTTATCGCTAAAGAATATATAAATGAAGAAAAAGATGTAAAAACTACTGAAGATGCAATAAATGGAGCAAAAGATATACTTGCTGAAATGATATCCGATGAAGCAGATTTCAGAAAAGAAATCAGAAGAAGAACTTTTACAAAAGGTAAATTAGTTGTAAAAGCAAAAGATAAAACAGCTGAATCAGTTTATGAAATGTATTATGAATATGATGAAGAGATCAAGAAAATAGCTCCTCATAGAATATTAGCAATAAATAGAGGAGAAAAAGAAAAGATATTAGTTGTTAAGATAGAAGCACCTATACAAGAAATTGAAAGTTATCTTAAAAATAAAGTCATTAGAGATTCTAATATATATACAACTCCAGTACTGGAAGATGTTATTTCTGACAGTTACAAAAGATTGATTTCACCAGCTATTGAGAGAGAAATAAGATCTGACTTGACAGAAAATGCTGAAGAAGGAGCAATAAAAGTATTTGGTAAGAATTTAGATCAATTACTTATGCAACCACCTATTGTAGGAAAAGTAGTACTTGCTCTAGACCCAGCTTTTAGGACTGGATGTAAAATAGCAGTAATAGATGGGATAGGTAAAGTATTAGATACAACAGTGGTCTACCCAACACCACCACAAAATAAAATAAAAGAAGCTAAAATTAAGTTAAAGGCATTAATTGAAAAACATGATGTAGATATTATAGCTATTGGAAATGGTACTGCATCAAGAGAATCAGAACTATTTGTTGCAGAAATGTTAAAAGAAATAGATAAAAACATTCATTATATAATCGTTAATGAAGCTGGAGCATCAGTATATTCAGCGTCCAAACTTGGCACGGAAGAATTTCCGCAATTTGATGTTGCATTAAGAAGTGCAGTATCCATAGGAAGAAGATTACAGGATCCATTAGCTGAATTAGTTAAGATTGATCCAAAATCTATAGGTGTAGGACAATATCAACATGACATGAACCAAAAAAGATTAGGTGAAACATTGACTGGTGTAGTTGAAGACAGTGTTAACAAAGTAGGAGTAGACCTGAATACTGCATCACCATCCTTATTACAATATATTTCAGGCATAAGTAAAACAATAGCAAAAAATATTGTGAGCTATAGGGAAACAGAAGGTAGATTCACTAATCGTAAACAATTGTTGAAAGTGGCAAAATTAGGTCCAAAAGCATATGAGCAATGTGCAGGATTCTTAAGGATAGTAGGTGGAGATAATCCACTTGATAACACAGGTGTTCACCCTGAATCATATACTGCCAGTAAACAGTTGATAAATGAAATCGGTAATACAATTGAAGACTTGAACAGTAATAAGATTAATGGAATCAATAGTAAAATCAATAATGTTGAAGGCATGGCTGATAAGTTGGGAGTAGGAGTACCCACATTAAGAGATATCATCAAGGAATTAGAAAAACCTGGACGTGACCCTAGAGAAGAAATGCCAAAGCCAATACTAAGAACTGATGTATTAGAAATGGAAGATCTACAAGAAGGCATGGTCTTAAAAGGGACAGTCAGGAATGTTATTGATTTTGGAGCATTTGTTGATATCGGAGTTCACCAAGACGGATTAGTGCATATATCTGAAATGGCAGATAAATATATTAAACACCCTCTAGAAGTTGTAGCTGTAGGTGATATAATTAATGTGAGAGTAATGAATGTTGATCTGAAAAAGAAAAGAATTGCACTATCAATGAAGCTATAA